From a region of the Alnus glutinosa chromosome 1, dhAlnGlut1.1, whole genome shotgun sequence genome:
- the LOC133856676 gene encoding uncharacterized protein LOC133856676 isoform X2 encodes MVPTWNGYKLRLTWYRCLLAVCTTEGCVKLYRPPFCDFGAEWIEVMDISDRLYDYLASINFGELNVSCSEYSDATEHRCAQDLSDFSSRKERKRRKRKSKDSNASFGSEGQGLKTVSQMNSNQREYKTLHHFDLVSKSNAKALIKIPEKCTLPQITANQYASHSAMLRSLAVAWSPLLQLSSNLCSVSQIGSSFSLLAIGSRSGNISLWKICVPECYSVEHSRVPTTATIVGLLQAHNSWITSISWALCASDSSSPQVLLVSGSSDGSVRIWLGNSEELLNSSEVNCTPLFLLKKVIVADSVPVSVLSLCMPAKSLHKMLLAVGKGSGSFEVWNCDISSNRFDIVGSHDAHDHVVTGLAWAFDGSCLYSCSQDNFMRSWILHGSSLCEVPIPANTPHLRSSTDLPDEFISCIGLAMSPGNLVVAVVRNLDLELLNPMYQARAQKAVVEFYWIGGQQLDLLSNASPPFNVKEFPGFPEKELTSWESNILWSLKQYEHLDKPLVVWDIIAALLAFKQTASKFVEHIMLKWLSFSFMGSDVDLSAEKVLLHASRSLSKINSRHLHLLNIFCRRVMLSELKADQINSKLQNLRGLCGAEGEQLTTWMELLFSSERELRERLLGFSFSAFKNLIPHSATTASQPRDWYPDGLAQMEQWVALNLEHVRDELKVLASEVGLHERSECIAAEQCSYCSAPVPYESPEVGFCRGVECNSDIGQSHRLPRCAVSMQVCPTTPLWFCKCCNRWAWRLAPEPLFSRSDCHLDFKSSAKPSKPLCPFCGILLQRLQPDFLLSASPV; translated from the exons GTTATGGATATATCAGATAGGCTTTATGATTATCTTGCTAGTATCAACTTTGGAGAGCTAAATGTGTCTTGTTCAGAATATTCTGAT GCAACAGAACATAGATGTGCACAGGATTTATCAGACTTTAGTTCAAGAAAAGAGcgtaagagaagaaaaag GAAAAGCAAGGATTCCAATGCTAGCTTTGGCTCTGAGGGACAAGGGTTAAAAACG GTGTCTCAGATGAATTCCAACCAGCGGGAATATAAAACTTTACATCATTTTGATCTCGTGTCTAAGTCTAATGCAAAAGCTCTCATTAAGATACCAGAAAAGTGCACACTCCCACAGATAACTGCAAATCAATACGCTTCTCACAGTGCAATGCTACGGTCACTTGCTGTTGCCTGGTCGCCGTTGCTGCAGTTATCATCTAATCTCTGTTCAGTCTCTCAGATTGGTTCATCTTTTTCTCTACTTGCAATAGGTAGCAGATCTGGTAACATTTCATTATGGAAAATTTGTGTACCAGAATGCTACTCTGTTGAGCATAGCAGAGTCCCAACTACTGCAACCATTGTTGGGCTCCTTCAGGCGCACAATTCGTGGATTACATCAATCAGTTGGGCTTTGTGTGCTTCTGATTCTTCAAGTCCTCAGGTTTTATTGGTTTCAGGGAGTTCTGATGGGAG TGTGAGGATATGGCTAGGGAATAGTGAGGAATTGCTGAACTCATCAGAAGTTAATTGCACACCCCTTTTCCTATTGAAGAAG GTTATAGTTGCTGATAGTGTCCCCGTTTCTGTACTTTCACTTTGTATGCCTGCAAAGTCCCTGCATAAAATGCTCTTGGCAGTTGGCAAAGGATCCGGATCTTTTGAAGTTTGGAATTGTGACATATCTAGCAATAGATTTGATATAGTTGGCTCACATGATGCTCATGACCATGTT GTTACAGGCTTAGCTTGGGCATTTGATGGATCTTGTTTGTACAGCTGCAGCCAG GATAATTTTATGCGCAGCTGGATTTTACATGGGAGTTCCCTCTGTGAAGTGCCCATCCCTGCAAATACTCCCCATCTTAGGAGCTCAACTGAT CTTCCAGATGAATTTATTTCATGCATTGGTTTGGCAATGTCCCCTGGAAATCTCGTGGTTGCTGTG GTACGCAATTTGGATCTTGAGCTATTGAATCCAATGTACCAGGCAAG GGCTCAAAAGGCAGTTGTTGAGTTTTACTGGATTGGTGGGCAACAACTGGATCTCTTGTCAAACGCTTCCCCTCCATTTAATGTTAAGGAATTCCCTGGATTTCCTGAGAAGGAATTGACTAGTTGGGAGTCCAATATTCTTTGGTCGTTGAAACAATATGAACATTTGGATAAGCCTCTGGTTGTTTGGGATATCATAGCAGCATTATTGGCTTTCAAGCAGACTGCATCTAAGTTTGTGGAACATATAATGCTTAAATGGctctcattttcatttatgGGATCCGATGTTGACCTCTCTGCTGAAAAGGTTTTGCTACATGCCTCTAGAAGTTTATCGAAGATTAATTCTCGTCATCTGCACCTCCTAAATATTTTCTGTAGACGTGTAATGCTATCGGAGCTGAAGGCCGATCAAATAAACAGCAAATTGCAAAACTTGAGAGGATTATGTGGTGCTGAAGGGGAGCAACTGACTACGTGGATGGAGCTACTTTTCAGCAGTGAAAGGGAACTCCGTGAGAGGCTTTTAGGTTTCAGTTTTTCTGCTTTTAAAAATCTTATCCCCCATTCAGCCACAACTGCTTCCCAACCTCGAGATTGGTATCCTGATGGATTGGCACAAATGGAGCAGTGGGTTGCTCTTAATCTTGAACATGTACGCGATGAACTAAAAGTCCTTGCGTCAGAAGTTGGACTGCATGAAAGGAG TGAATGTATAGCAGCAGAGCAATGTAGCTATTGTTCGGCACCAGTCCCGTATGAATCACCAGAAGTTGGCTTTTGCCGAGGTGTAGAGTGCAATAGTGACATTGGTCAGAGCCACAGACTCCCAAGGTGTGCGGTTTCTATGCAGGTTTGCCCTACTACTCCCTTATGGTTTTGTAAATGTTGTAATAGATGGGCTTGGAGATTGGCACCTGAGCCACTTTTTTCGAGGTCCGATTGTCATTTAGATTTCAAATCTTCAGCCAAACCCTCAAAACCTTTGTGCCCCTTTTGTGGGATACTGCTACAGAGACTACAGCCAGACTTTCTACTTTCTGCATCACCCGTGTAA